Genomic window (Desulforapulum autotrophicum HRM2):
GCCGTTCGCAGGGAGTTTGAAAAGCTTGTGCAGATGTCAGCCATGTCGTCCGAGGCTACGGTGGTCAGAAATTACATTGAGTGGCTTCTTTCCCTTCCCTGGTATCGCAAAAGTCGTATAAAGATGGACATCGCAGATGCCCGGCAGATCCTGGACAAGGATCATTACGGCCTTGAAAAGCCCAAGGAGAGGATTCTAGAATACCTGGCGGTTCAGATGCTGGTCAAGAAGATCAGGGGACCGATTCTCTGCCTTGTGGGGCCGCCCGGCGTGGGTAAGACCTCCCTTGCCAGATCCATTGCGCGCTCAACAGGCCGGTCCTTTGCGCGAATTTCCCTTGGGGGGGTCAGGGATGAGGCCGAAATCCGGGGGCACCGAAGAACCTATATCGGGGCCATGCCCGGAAAGATCATCCAGACCCTTAAAAAGATCGGTTACAGTAATCCTGTGTTCTGTCTTGATGAGGTGGACAAGATGAGTACCGATTTCAGGGGGGACCCCTCGTCTGCACTTCTTGAGGTGCTTGATCCTGAACAGAACCAGAGTTTCAACGATCACTATCTTGATGTTGACTACGACCTTTCCGATATTTTGTTTGTGACCACGGCCAATACCCTTCACAGCATTCCAGCCCCGTTGAGGGACAGGATGGAGGTGATTCAGATCCCCGGGTATACCGAGTATGAGAAGGAACGAATCGCCAACGGGTTTCTGATTCCCAAACAGCTGGAAGCCAACGGTCTCACCCCAGCCGATGCTGTGTTTTCAAAAAAGGCGGTGCTGACCGTTATTCGACACTACACCCGTGAGGCAGGGGTCAGGAACCTTGAACGGGAGATATCATCGGTATGCCGGAAGTTAGTTAAAAACATTGTTGAGACAGGCGAGAGAAAGCTGCATTCACTTTCTGTCAAATCCATTCACAAGCACCTTGGTCAGCCCCGGTTTCGGGACTCCATGCTCGAGGCAAGGGATCAGGTTGGTATCGTGAACGGGCTTGCCTGGACCCAGGCCGGAGGAGAGCTTTTAACCATTGAAACGGTTACCATGCCGGGCAAGGGAAATGTTTCGGTGACGGGTAAACTCGGAGATGTCATGAAAGAGTCTGCCTCTGCCGCCGTCAGCTATGTCCGCTCCAGGAGCAAGGAACTCCATATTTCCGATGATTTTTACCGGAAGCTTGATATTCATATCCATGTGCCCGAGGGTGCTATTCCAAAGGATGGTCCTTCTGCCGGGATTTCCATGTGCACAGCCGTTGTTTCGGCCTTGACAGGACAACCCGTGGACAGAAAGACGGCCATGACCGGGGAGATCACCCTGAGGGGGCGCGTGCTGCCCGTGGGTGGCCTTAAAGAGAAGCTCATTGCAGCCCATGCAACAGGTATTACAAGGGTCATTATCTCCAGGGAGAACGAGAAGGATATTACTGAAATTCCGTCGTCCATCCAGAAGCAGATGGAGATCTGCCTGGTTGAAGAGATGGGGGAAGTGCTCAAACTCGCCCTTGTTGCAAAAAAAGATGTGTAGAGAATCTTTTATGCTTGACACCCATTAAGGATACTGGTAAATACTATCTCGTTGTTGAGGGCAAGAGGGCGAATAACTCAGCTGGTAGAGTGCAACCCTTACAAGGTTGAAGTCACAGGTTCGAGCCCTGTTTCGCCCACCATCATCAACAACGAACATAAATTGCGGGGGCGTAGTTCAGTTTGGTTAGAACGCCTGCCTGTCACGCAGGAGGTCGCCGGTTCGAGCCCGGTCGCTCCCGCCATTTAAGAAGGGCCTTTAATCTGGATCAGATTAAAGGCCCTTCTTATTTGGTATCGTATCTATATGGCTGCCAGGATGGCGTCTCCCATTTCGACCGTTGAGACGGCTGACCGGCTGTCAGGGGCAAGATCCGCCGTGAGGATTCCCTGGTCCAGAACCTTTGCAACCGCAGCCACAATGGCGTCGGCTGCCTTGGGTTGCCCCAGACTGTATCTGAGCATCATTGCCGCCGACAGGATCTGGGCAATGGGGTTTGCAATGCCCTTGCCGGCAATGTCCGGTGCAGAGCCGCCGGCCGGTTCAAAAAGACCGAAATTCTTTTCGTTGAGGCTGGCAGAAGCCAGAAGCCCCATGGAGCCCGTTATCATGGCACATTCGTCGGAGATGATGTCTCCGAACATGTTCGGGCAGAGCAGCACGTCAAACTGGTGGGGATCCTTGACCAGCTGCATGGTGGCGTTGTCCACATAGATATGGTTCAAGGTGACCCCGGGGTATTGTTTAGCCACTTCAATGACGGTTTCACGCCAGAGCACCATGGAGGTAAGCACATTGGCCTTGTCCACAGATGTGACGATCCGTCGCCGGTTTTTGGCCGCCTTAAAGGCGTGGTGTGCAATTCTTTCAATTTCCATCCTTGAGTAGACAAGGGTATCCCAGGCCTTTTCTGAAGGGCCGGTTCCCTCCCGGCCTTTGGGCTGTCCAAAGTAGATCCCTCCGGTGAGTTCCCGAACGCAGAGGATGTCAAATCCATCTTTTACAATGGATGGCTTGAGTGGGGATGCTGAGGCAAGGGATTTAAATATCCTGGCAGGTCTTAAATTGCAGTACAGGTTGAAATGCTTTCGCAAGGGGAGTAGCGCTCCCCGTTCTGGCTGCTTTTCCGGAGGAAGATTTTCCCACTTGGGACCTCCCACCGAGCCAAAGAGAATTGCGTGGCTCTGTTCGCATGTTTTGAGTGTTTCAGGAGGAAGGGCCGTGCCGGAGCTGTCTATGGCGCATCCGCCCACGTCAGCCCGGGAAAATTTAATGTCAAATTCATAAATGGTTTTAACCCGTTCAATGATTTTTACCGCCTCTGCCATAACTTCAGGGCCAATCCCGTCCCCCGGGAGTAGCGCTACCTTGTAATTCAAATGATTATCCTTTATTTGAGTCTATTACTGTTCTATTTGAGGATGATTCTGGCATCCACTATATCAAGGCCCTCGTGGTGCAGGATTACAGGGTTGAGATCCATCTCCTGGATTTCAGGATAGGATTCAATGAGTTCCGAACACAAGAGCAAAATTCGTTTAAGGGCTTTCTTATCGTATCCCTTCTGGCCGCGTATGCCGTCCAGGATGACAGATGACCGGGTCTCTCCGATCATTTTTCGTGCCGAAGTCGGGGAGATGGGCAGGACCCAGAAGGTGACATCCTTCATGATTTCGACCATGATTCCCCCAAGGCCGTACATGATCACAGGCCCGAACTGGTCATCAATTTTGGTTCCCACAATGACCTCAAGACCGCTGTTGGCCATGGGGGTCACAAGTATGCCGATGATGTCGGCATCCGGATTGTAGTTTTTTGCATTGAGCATGATTTCATTGTAGGCAATACGGATCTGGCCTTCGGTCTTGAGATTGATCTTTACACCGCCGGCGTCGCTCTTGTGGAGAATATCCGGCGACACGATCTTGAGCACCACCGCTCCATTCATCTGGTTTGCCATTTCCACGGCCTGGTCTTCCGACAGGGCGACCTTGTCCGCAGAGGTGGATGCTCCGTGGAGTTTTAAAAGTTGCTTTGCTTCATGCTCCAGCAGAACCTTACGGCCCTGGGATTTTGCCTTTTCAATGATGTCGTTGCCTGCCTTTTTGGCCCGAAACCCCCAGTTAAAGACAAAGTTTGTCTTTGCATGGTAGGATTTCAGGTAGTCGCCATACTGGCACAGGGATGCAATGCATTTGCAGGTGATATCAAGGGAATCATGGACTGGAATGTTATAGTAACGCAACAGTTCGATGGGGTGGGAATTGTATGAGCTGTAGAGGCTGTGAACCACAATGGGCTTGTTCTTCTGTTTGACCATTTTTCCGATCCTGTGGGCCGCGTCTTCTTCCGGAATGGCAAGGCTTTCAGCAAATCGGATACCGTAACCACCAAAAAGCCCCACAATAAGCAGACCGCCCACATTGGGGTCCTTGAGGATA
Coding sequences:
- the lon gene encoding endopeptidase La; this translates as MTNNLKNINIDGPEVETRDLPLVPLRDMVLFPHMITPVFMGRSRSIKALSVAMEKDKRIFLVSQNDPDTIKPMASDLFTMGTQARITQMLRLPDGTVKALVEGECRGRLKSLRVVEDFVSAQFAVVEEISVYGPEAKACVRTATDAFEAYAKLSGAISKGLIQALGGLADDPGKLADSIAAHMPFKISDKKLLLNCTDIEERLFLLVKLIQEESEVFAMSQKIKGRVKEQMEKLQKKHYLNEQMTAIKREMGEDGEASHEFQELESKIKRKRMPKEAAAAVRREFEKLVQMSAMSSEATVVRNYIEWLLSLPWYRKSRIKMDIADARQILDKDHYGLEKPKERILEYLAVQMLVKKIRGPILCLVGPPGVGKTSLARSIARSTGRSFARISLGGVRDEAEIRGHRRTYIGAMPGKIIQTLKKIGYSNPVFCLDEVDKMSTDFRGDPSSALLEVLDPEQNQSFNDHYLDVDYDLSDILFVTTANTLHSIPAPLRDRMEVIQIPGYTEYEKERIANGFLIPKQLEANGLTPADAVFSKKAVLTVIRHYTREAGVRNLEREISSVCRKLVKNIVETGERKLHSLSVKSIHKHLGQPRFRDSMLEARDQVGIVNGLAWTQAGGELLTIETVTMPGKGNVSVTGKLGDVMKESASAAVSYVRSRSKELHISDDFYRKLDIHIHVPEGAIPKDGPSAGISMCTAVVSALTGQPVDRKTAMTGEITLRGRVLPVGGLKEKLIAAHATGITRVIISRENEKDITEIPSSIQKQMEICLVEEMGEVLKLALVAKKDV
- the leuB gene encoding 3-isopropylmalate dehydrogenase, with amino-acid sequence MNYKVALLPGDGIGPEVMAEAVKIIERVKTIYEFDIKFSRADVGGCAIDSSGTALPPETLKTCEQSHAILFGSVGGPKWENLPPEKQPERGALLPLRKHFNLYCNLRPARIFKSLASASPLKPSIVKDGFDILCVRELTGGIYFGQPKGREGTGPSEKAWDTLVYSRMEIERIAHHAFKAAKNRRRIVTSVDKANVLTSMVLWRETVIEVAKQYPGVTLNHIYVDNATMQLVKDPHQFDVLLCPNMFGDIISDECAMITGSMGLLASASLNEKNFGLFEPAGGSAPDIAGKGIANPIAQILSAAMMLRYSLGQPKAADAIVAAVAKVLDQGILTADLAPDSRSAVSTVEMGDAILAAI